From the genome of Bactrocera oleae isolate idBacOlea1 chromosome 2, idBacOlea1, whole genome shotgun sequence, one region includes:
- the LOC106623711 gene encoding aminopeptidase N isoform X1, translating into MEGGYVNEEDSDAIMGVESPGGQLKTKNGQKYVFNGPPSGIYVTRTCVFFTAIVTVVALIFTILITYFLTASSVTTPSCFNGNSNKNSPPLALSSNSNGQQYNTTSVATANMLGTAPHTASPISKYGTTPPIAPIGDISLPPEHDILGADKSKSADRKLQLHDGWRPLHYNIVIEPNIKTASNNGSIAIEVQRDANIPTLLPIILDVHNISISNVRVIRSLSNVSASDEIELDFDGKYGENNSSFVVAIIRGIEDERDVKLIVSMDFVSQITDTLQGVYRTSYTNLETNKIEWMVSTQFSPVDARRAFPCFDRPDMKANFTITIIRDDKLGMALSNMPLYRSSVHRPGFTRDDFVTSPKMPIYSFAFVVSNLVKSHFSDLDANLVPRVEIWTRPENTEMTNYAYSMLRKFLPYFEDYFGIKNRLSKIDMVSIPDFGFSAMENWGLITFRDSALLVPEDLDRASSSEHMEHVAQIVAHELAHQWFGNLVTPKWWDDLWLKEGFACYMSYLALNTIRPEFQIMDTYTIYEFGDAMQHDADNSSHSIAFDVKSTTDIRRIFDPITYSKGNILLRMLSSFVGDEAFRAATQDLLRSYAYDNADRDVLWEFMTQHAHERKTLPDSLQVKTVMDSWITKPGYPVITVERREADLVLTQERYMLPSRNMSDDSRFVIPITFETDELRKGDNIPTHWMMETDRQIVISDAFTSENNTENVVYVNLNRQGYYRVNYDMPSWLALKKKFTTLPRITRAQLLDDALHLAQAEYLTYDIPLTFLMEIFTATDDELLWRATQRGLNYLIYMLHREPAYETFRAFMKFIVRPAFDRYGLNEPDNESHIQLQHRANIARLACKFNYDRCTMPAHRKYREWMADPKLNPIKPNLKSIIYCTALAEGSFQEWYFAYKQYKRTTSASEKEQILTSLGCTTKPWLLSKYLNMTIDPTSGILKQDGARAFRAVAENPIGYEIAFDFLQSKINEISEYFGDGFSTLTEMIKSITTYMNKEYHKDQLQQFADRARKLGLTAVEEAIGLAMEQVNNNIYWREHSYYQLKDFLEAIVSEFHINIF; encoded by the exons GTGgccaactaaaaacaaaaaatggacaaaaatatgtattcaaCGGTCCACCCTCGGGCATTTACGTGACCAGAACATGCGTATTCTTCACTGCGATAGTGACGGTTGTGGCGCTCATCTTCACCATACTCATCACATATTTCTTGACTGCGAGCTCAGTAACAACACCTAG CTGCTTTAATGGCAACTCAAATAAGAACTCACCACCTTTGGCTCTGTCCTCCAATTCGAATGGCCAACAATACAACACCACATCAGTGGCGACGGCCAACATGCTCGGCACGGCACCACATACCGCCAGTCCCATATCGAAATATGGTACCACACCACCAATCGCGCCAATCGGTGACATCAGCTTACCGCCAGAGCATGACATTCTCGGTGCAGACAAGAGTAAATCAGCCGATAGGAAATTACAACTGCACGACGGTTGGAGACCGCTCCATTACAA CATTGTAATTGAGCCCAACATTAAAACCGCCTCCAACAATGGTAGCATTGCCATTGAGGTACAACGTGATGCCAATATCCCTACTCTGCTTCCGATTATTCTTGATGTGCACAATATTTCCATTTCGAATGTGCGCGTTATACGTTCGCTTAGCAATGTCTCAGCAAGCGATGAAATCGAATTGGATTTCGATGGTAAATATGGAGAGAACAATTCATCCTTTGTGGTGGCCATAATTAGAGGTATTGAGGATGAACGGGATGTCAAGTTAATTGTAAGCATGGATTTTGTCAGTCAGATAACCGACACGCTTCAAGGTGTGTACAGAACAAGCTATACGAATTTGGAAACCAATAAAATCGA ATGGATGGTCAGCACGCAATTCTCGCCAGTCGACGCTCGCCGCGCATTCCCTTGCTTCGATCGTCCAGACATGAAGGCGAACTTTACCATCACTATTATACGTGATGATAAACTCGGCATGGCCTTGTCTAATATGCCACTCTATCGTAGCTC TGTTCACCGACCAGGCTTTACGCGCGATGATTTTGTAACATCACCGAAAATGCCTATCTACAGCTTCGCCTTTGTCGTTTCAAATTTGGTGAAATCTCACTTCTCCGACTTGGATGCAAATCTAGTTCCGCGCGTAGAGATTTGGACCCGCCCCGAAAATACTGAAATGACAAATTATGCCTATTCAATGCTGCGAAAGTTCTTGCCCTACTTCGAAGATTATTTTGGCATAAAGAACCGTTTATCGAAAATCGATATGGTATCGATACCTGATTTTGGTTTTAGTGCTATGGAAAATTGGGGACTAATTACATTCAG AGATTCTGCTCTCCTCGTGCCTGAAGATCTTGATCGTGCTTCTTCATCTGAACACATGGAGCACGTTGCCCAGATTGTCGCACACGAATTGGCGCATCAGTGGTTTGGTAATTTGGTCACACCCAAATGGTGGGATGATCTTTGGCTGAAGGAGGGTTTTGCCTGCTATATGAGCTACTTGGCGCTGAATACAATACGTCCTGAATTCCAAATTATGGACACTTATACAATCTACGAATTCGGCGATGCCATGCAACATGACGCGGACAACAGTTCTCATTCCATTGCTTTCGATGTGAAATCAACAACGGATATACGTCGCATCTTTGATCCGATCACCTATTCAAAGGGTAATATACTTCTGCGTATGTTGAGCTCATTTGTGGGCGATGAAGCCTTCCGTGCAGCAACACAAGATTTACTGAGATCTTATGCTTATGATAATGCCGATCGTGATGTGTTGTGGGAATTTATGACACAACATGCGCATGAGCGTAAGACCCTGCCCGATAGTCTGCAAGTGAAAACGGTTATGGATTCATGGATAACGAAACCTGGTTATCCCGTAATAACGGTCGAGCGTCGTGAAGCTGATCTAGTGCTAACCCAAGAACGTTATATGTTGCCATCGCGAAATATGTCGGATGACAGCCGTTTCGTTATACCGATCACCTTCGAAACGGATGAGCTACGCAAAGGCGACAATATACCCACACATTGGATGATGGAAACTGATCGACAAATTGTCATAAGCGATGCCTTTACCTCGGAAAATAACACAGAGAATGTGGTTTATGTGAATTTGAATCGCCAGGGCTACTACCGCGTCAACTATGATATGCCCTCTTGGTTGGCATTGAAAAAGAAGTTCACCACGTTGCCGCGTATCACACGTGCACAACTTTTGGATGATGCTTTACACTTGGCACAAGCCGAGTACTTGACCTATGACATACCCCTGACCTTCCTTATGGAGATCTTCACAGCCACCGATGACGAGCTACTGTGGCGTGCAACGCAACGTGGACTCAATTACCTTATCTATATGCTGCATCGCGAGCCAGCCTATGAGACATTCAGA GCTTTTATGAAATTCATTGTACGCCCCGCCTTCGACCGCTACGGCTTGAATGAACCAGACAATGAATCACACATACAACTACAACATCGCGCCAATATTGCGCGCCTCGCATGCAAATTCAACTACGATCGCTGTACAATGCCAGCGCACCGGAAGTATCGCGAGTGGATGGCCGATCCCAAACTCAATCC catTAAGCCAAATCTGAAATCGATCATTTATTGTACGGCGCTCGCCGAGGGCTCTTTCCAGGAATGGTACTTTGCCTACAAGCAATACAAACGCACCACAAGCGCATCCGAGAAGGAGCAGATCTTGACATCTTTGGGCTGCACCACAAAACCATGGCTGCTCTCCAA ATATCTAAATATGACCATTGATCCCACTTCTGGTATATTAAAGCAGGATGGCGCTCGCGCTTTCCGTGCCGTTGCTGAGAACCCGATTGGTTACGAGATTGCATTCGATTTTCTGCAATCGAAAATCAATGAAATCTCTGAATA CTTCGGCGATGGCTTCTCCACACTCACCGAGATGATCAAATCCATCACCACCTACATGAATAAGGAATACCACAAAGATCAGCTGCAGCAGTTTGCCGATCGTGCACGAAAACTGGGTCTGACAGCAGTCGAAGAAGCCATCGGCTTGGCCATGGAGCaagtcaacaacaacatttattgGCGTGAGCATTCTTACTATCAACTGAAAGACTTCCTGGAAGCGATAGTCAGCGAatttcacataaatatattttaa
- the LOC106623711 gene encoding aminopeptidase N isoform X3 → MEGGYVNEVPQITTVCGQLKTKNGQKYVFNGPPSGIYVTRTCVFFTAIVTVVALIFTILITYFLTASSVTTPSCFNGNSNKNSPPLALSSNSNGQQYNTTSVATANMLGTAPHTASPISKYGTTPPIAPIGDISLPPEHDILGADKSKSADRKLQLHDGWRPLHYNIVIEPNIKTASNNGSIAIEVQRDANIPTLLPIILDVHNISISNVRVIRSLSNVSASDEIELDFDGKYGENNSSFVVAIIRGIEDERDVKLIVSMDFVSQITDTLQGVYRTSYTNLETNKIEWMVSTQFSPVDARRAFPCFDRPDMKANFTITIIRDDKLGMALSNMPLYRSSVHRPGFTRDDFVTSPKMPIYSFAFVVSNLVKSHFSDLDANLVPRVEIWTRPENTEMTNYAYSMLRKFLPYFEDYFGIKNRLSKIDMVSIPDFGFSAMENWGLITFRDSALLVPEDLDRASSSEHMEHVAQIVAHELAHQWFGNLVTPKWWDDLWLKEGFACYMSYLALNTIRPEFQIMDTYTIYEFGDAMQHDADNSSHSIAFDVKSTTDIRRIFDPITYSKGNILLRMLSSFVGDEAFRAATQDLLRSYAYDNADRDVLWEFMTQHAHERKTLPDSLQVKTVMDSWITKPGYPVITVERREADLVLTQERYMLPSRNMSDDSRFVIPITFETDELRKGDNIPTHWMMETDRQIVISDAFTSENNTENVVYVNLNRQGYYRVNYDMPSWLALKKKFTTLPRITRAQLLDDALHLAQAEYLTYDIPLTFLMEIFTATDDELLWRATQRGLNYLIYMLHREPAYETFRAFMKFIVRPAFDRYGLNEPDNESHIQLQHRANIARLACKFNYDRCTMPAHRKYREWMADPKLNPIKPNLKSIIYCTALAEGSFQEWYFAYKQYKRTTSASEKEQILTSLGCTTKPWLLSKYLNMTIDPTSGILKQDGARAFRAVAENPIGYEIAFDFLQSKINEISEYFGDGFSTLTEMIKSITTYMNKEYHKDQLQQFADRARKLGLTAVEEAIGLAMEQVNNNIYWREHSYYQLKDFLEAIVSEFHINIF, encoded by the exons GTGgccaactaaaaacaaaaaatggacaaaaatatgtattcaaCGGTCCACCCTCGGGCATTTACGTGACCAGAACATGCGTATTCTTCACTGCGATAGTGACGGTTGTGGCGCTCATCTTCACCATACTCATCACATATTTCTTGACTGCGAGCTCAGTAACAACACCTAG CTGCTTTAATGGCAACTCAAATAAGAACTCACCACCTTTGGCTCTGTCCTCCAATTCGAATGGCCAACAATACAACACCACATCAGTGGCGACGGCCAACATGCTCGGCACGGCACCACATACCGCCAGTCCCATATCGAAATATGGTACCACACCACCAATCGCGCCAATCGGTGACATCAGCTTACCGCCAGAGCATGACATTCTCGGTGCAGACAAGAGTAAATCAGCCGATAGGAAATTACAACTGCACGACGGTTGGAGACCGCTCCATTACAA CATTGTAATTGAGCCCAACATTAAAACCGCCTCCAACAATGGTAGCATTGCCATTGAGGTACAACGTGATGCCAATATCCCTACTCTGCTTCCGATTATTCTTGATGTGCACAATATTTCCATTTCGAATGTGCGCGTTATACGTTCGCTTAGCAATGTCTCAGCAAGCGATGAAATCGAATTGGATTTCGATGGTAAATATGGAGAGAACAATTCATCCTTTGTGGTGGCCATAATTAGAGGTATTGAGGATGAACGGGATGTCAAGTTAATTGTAAGCATGGATTTTGTCAGTCAGATAACCGACACGCTTCAAGGTGTGTACAGAACAAGCTATACGAATTTGGAAACCAATAAAATCGA ATGGATGGTCAGCACGCAATTCTCGCCAGTCGACGCTCGCCGCGCATTCCCTTGCTTCGATCGTCCAGACATGAAGGCGAACTTTACCATCACTATTATACGTGATGATAAACTCGGCATGGCCTTGTCTAATATGCCACTCTATCGTAGCTC TGTTCACCGACCAGGCTTTACGCGCGATGATTTTGTAACATCACCGAAAATGCCTATCTACAGCTTCGCCTTTGTCGTTTCAAATTTGGTGAAATCTCACTTCTCCGACTTGGATGCAAATCTAGTTCCGCGCGTAGAGATTTGGACCCGCCCCGAAAATACTGAAATGACAAATTATGCCTATTCAATGCTGCGAAAGTTCTTGCCCTACTTCGAAGATTATTTTGGCATAAAGAACCGTTTATCGAAAATCGATATGGTATCGATACCTGATTTTGGTTTTAGTGCTATGGAAAATTGGGGACTAATTACATTCAG AGATTCTGCTCTCCTCGTGCCTGAAGATCTTGATCGTGCTTCTTCATCTGAACACATGGAGCACGTTGCCCAGATTGTCGCACACGAATTGGCGCATCAGTGGTTTGGTAATTTGGTCACACCCAAATGGTGGGATGATCTTTGGCTGAAGGAGGGTTTTGCCTGCTATATGAGCTACTTGGCGCTGAATACAATACGTCCTGAATTCCAAATTATGGACACTTATACAATCTACGAATTCGGCGATGCCATGCAACATGACGCGGACAACAGTTCTCATTCCATTGCTTTCGATGTGAAATCAACAACGGATATACGTCGCATCTTTGATCCGATCACCTATTCAAAGGGTAATATACTTCTGCGTATGTTGAGCTCATTTGTGGGCGATGAAGCCTTCCGTGCAGCAACACAAGATTTACTGAGATCTTATGCTTATGATAATGCCGATCGTGATGTGTTGTGGGAATTTATGACACAACATGCGCATGAGCGTAAGACCCTGCCCGATAGTCTGCAAGTGAAAACGGTTATGGATTCATGGATAACGAAACCTGGTTATCCCGTAATAACGGTCGAGCGTCGTGAAGCTGATCTAGTGCTAACCCAAGAACGTTATATGTTGCCATCGCGAAATATGTCGGATGACAGCCGTTTCGTTATACCGATCACCTTCGAAACGGATGAGCTACGCAAAGGCGACAATATACCCACACATTGGATGATGGAAACTGATCGACAAATTGTCATAAGCGATGCCTTTACCTCGGAAAATAACACAGAGAATGTGGTTTATGTGAATTTGAATCGCCAGGGCTACTACCGCGTCAACTATGATATGCCCTCTTGGTTGGCATTGAAAAAGAAGTTCACCACGTTGCCGCGTATCACACGTGCACAACTTTTGGATGATGCTTTACACTTGGCACAAGCCGAGTACTTGACCTATGACATACCCCTGACCTTCCTTATGGAGATCTTCACAGCCACCGATGACGAGCTACTGTGGCGTGCAACGCAACGTGGACTCAATTACCTTATCTATATGCTGCATCGCGAGCCAGCCTATGAGACATTCAGA GCTTTTATGAAATTCATTGTACGCCCCGCCTTCGACCGCTACGGCTTGAATGAACCAGACAATGAATCACACATACAACTACAACATCGCGCCAATATTGCGCGCCTCGCATGCAAATTCAACTACGATCGCTGTACAATGCCAGCGCACCGGAAGTATCGCGAGTGGATGGCCGATCCCAAACTCAATCC catTAAGCCAAATCTGAAATCGATCATTTATTGTACGGCGCTCGCCGAGGGCTCTTTCCAGGAATGGTACTTTGCCTACAAGCAATACAAACGCACCACAAGCGCATCCGAGAAGGAGCAGATCTTGACATCTTTGGGCTGCACCACAAAACCATGGCTGCTCTCCAA ATATCTAAATATGACCATTGATCCCACTTCTGGTATATTAAAGCAGGATGGCGCTCGCGCTTTCCGTGCCGTTGCTGAGAACCCGATTGGTTACGAGATTGCATTCGATTTTCTGCAATCGAAAATCAATGAAATCTCTGAATA CTTCGGCGATGGCTTCTCCACACTCACCGAGATGATCAAATCCATCACCACCTACATGAATAAGGAATACCACAAAGATCAGCTGCAGCAGTTTGCCGATCGTGCACGAAAACTGGGTCTGACAGCAGTCGAAGAAGCCATCGGCTTGGCCATGGAGCaagtcaacaacaacatttattgGCGTGAGCATTCTTACTATCAACTGAAAGACTTCCTGGAAGCGATAGTCAGCGAatttcacataaatatattttaa
- the LOC106623711 gene encoding aminopeptidase N isoform X4, which produces MEGGYVNEGGQLKTKNGQKYVFNGPPSGIYVTRTCVFFTAIVTVVALIFTILITYFLTASSVTTPSCFNGNSNKNSPPLALSSNSNGQQYNTTSVATANMLGTAPHTASPISKYGTTPPIAPIGDISLPPEHDILGADKSKSADRKLQLHDGWRPLHYNIVIEPNIKTASNNGSIAIEVQRDANIPTLLPIILDVHNISISNVRVIRSLSNVSASDEIELDFDGKYGENNSSFVVAIIRGIEDERDVKLIVSMDFVSQITDTLQGVYRTSYTNLETNKIEWMVSTQFSPVDARRAFPCFDRPDMKANFTITIIRDDKLGMALSNMPLYRSSVHRPGFTRDDFVTSPKMPIYSFAFVVSNLVKSHFSDLDANLVPRVEIWTRPENTEMTNYAYSMLRKFLPYFEDYFGIKNRLSKIDMVSIPDFGFSAMENWGLITFRDSALLVPEDLDRASSSEHMEHVAQIVAHELAHQWFGNLVTPKWWDDLWLKEGFACYMSYLALNTIRPEFQIMDTYTIYEFGDAMQHDADNSSHSIAFDVKSTTDIRRIFDPITYSKGNILLRMLSSFVGDEAFRAATQDLLRSYAYDNADRDVLWEFMTQHAHERKTLPDSLQVKTVMDSWITKPGYPVITVERREADLVLTQERYMLPSRNMSDDSRFVIPITFETDELRKGDNIPTHWMMETDRQIVISDAFTSENNTENVVYVNLNRQGYYRVNYDMPSWLALKKKFTTLPRITRAQLLDDALHLAQAEYLTYDIPLTFLMEIFTATDDELLWRATQRGLNYLIYMLHREPAYETFRAFMKFIVRPAFDRYGLNEPDNESHIQLQHRANIARLACKFNYDRCTMPAHRKYREWMADPKLNPIKPNLKSIIYCTALAEGSFQEWYFAYKQYKRTTSASEKEQILTSLGCTTKPWLLSKYLNMTIDPTSGILKQDGARAFRAVAENPIGYEIAFDFLQSKINEISEYFGDGFSTLTEMIKSITTYMNKEYHKDQLQQFADRARKLGLTAVEEAIGLAMEQVNNNIYWREHSYYQLKDFLEAIVSEFHINIF; this is translated from the exons GTGgccaactaaaaacaaaaaatggacaaaaatatgtattcaaCGGTCCACCCTCGGGCATTTACGTGACCAGAACATGCGTATTCTTCACTGCGATAGTGACGGTTGTGGCGCTCATCTTCACCATACTCATCACATATTTCTTGACTGCGAGCTCAGTAACAACACCTAG CTGCTTTAATGGCAACTCAAATAAGAACTCACCACCTTTGGCTCTGTCCTCCAATTCGAATGGCCAACAATACAACACCACATCAGTGGCGACGGCCAACATGCTCGGCACGGCACCACATACCGCCAGTCCCATATCGAAATATGGTACCACACCACCAATCGCGCCAATCGGTGACATCAGCTTACCGCCAGAGCATGACATTCTCGGTGCAGACAAGAGTAAATCAGCCGATAGGAAATTACAACTGCACGACGGTTGGAGACCGCTCCATTACAA CATTGTAATTGAGCCCAACATTAAAACCGCCTCCAACAATGGTAGCATTGCCATTGAGGTACAACGTGATGCCAATATCCCTACTCTGCTTCCGATTATTCTTGATGTGCACAATATTTCCATTTCGAATGTGCGCGTTATACGTTCGCTTAGCAATGTCTCAGCAAGCGATGAAATCGAATTGGATTTCGATGGTAAATATGGAGAGAACAATTCATCCTTTGTGGTGGCCATAATTAGAGGTATTGAGGATGAACGGGATGTCAAGTTAATTGTAAGCATGGATTTTGTCAGTCAGATAACCGACACGCTTCAAGGTGTGTACAGAACAAGCTATACGAATTTGGAAACCAATAAAATCGA ATGGATGGTCAGCACGCAATTCTCGCCAGTCGACGCTCGCCGCGCATTCCCTTGCTTCGATCGTCCAGACATGAAGGCGAACTTTACCATCACTATTATACGTGATGATAAACTCGGCATGGCCTTGTCTAATATGCCACTCTATCGTAGCTC TGTTCACCGACCAGGCTTTACGCGCGATGATTTTGTAACATCACCGAAAATGCCTATCTACAGCTTCGCCTTTGTCGTTTCAAATTTGGTGAAATCTCACTTCTCCGACTTGGATGCAAATCTAGTTCCGCGCGTAGAGATTTGGACCCGCCCCGAAAATACTGAAATGACAAATTATGCCTATTCAATGCTGCGAAAGTTCTTGCCCTACTTCGAAGATTATTTTGGCATAAAGAACCGTTTATCGAAAATCGATATGGTATCGATACCTGATTTTGGTTTTAGTGCTATGGAAAATTGGGGACTAATTACATTCAG AGATTCTGCTCTCCTCGTGCCTGAAGATCTTGATCGTGCTTCTTCATCTGAACACATGGAGCACGTTGCCCAGATTGTCGCACACGAATTGGCGCATCAGTGGTTTGGTAATTTGGTCACACCCAAATGGTGGGATGATCTTTGGCTGAAGGAGGGTTTTGCCTGCTATATGAGCTACTTGGCGCTGAATACAATACGTCCTGAATTCCAAATTATGGACACTTATACAATCTACGAATTCGGCGATGCCATGCAACATGACGCGGACAACAGTTCTCATTCCATTGCTTTCGATGTGAAATCAACAACGGATATACGTCGCATCTTTGATCCGATCACCTATTCAAAGGGTAATATACTTCTGCGTATGTTGAGCTCATTTGTGGGCGATGAAGCCTTCCGTGCAGCAACACAAGATTTACTGAGATCTTATGCTTATGATAATGCCGATCGTGATGTGTTGTGGGAATTTATGACACAACATGCGCATGAGCGTAAGACCCTGCCCGATAGTCTGCAAGTGAAAACGGTTATGGATTCATGGATAACGAAACCTGGTTATCCCGTAATAACGGTCGAGCGTCGTGAAGCTGATCTAGTGCTAACCCAAGAACGTTATATGTTGCCATCGCGAAATATGTCGGATGACAGCCGTTTCGTTATACCGATCACCTTCGAAACGGATGAGCTACGCAAAGGCGACAATATACCCACACATTGGATGATGGAAACTGATCGACAAATTGTCATAAGCGATGCCTTTACCTCGGAAAATAACACAGAGAATGTGGTTTATGTGAATTTGAATCGCCAGGGCTACTACCGCGTCAACTATGATATGCCCTCTTGGTTGGCATTGAAAAAGAAGTTCACCACGTTGCCGCGTATCACACGTGCACAACTTTTGGATGATGCTTTACACTTGGCACAAGCCGAGTACTTGACCTATGACATACCCCTGACCTTCCTTATGGAGATCTTCACAGCCACCGATGACGAGCTACTGTGGCGTGCAACGCAACGTGGACTCAATTACCTTATCTATATGCTGCATCGCGAGCCAGCCTATGAGACATTCAGA GCTTTTATGAAATTCATTGTACGCCCCGCCTTCGACCGCTACGGCTTGAATGAACCAGACAATGAATCACACATACAACTACAACATCGCGCCAATATTGCGCGCCTCGCATGCAAATTCAACTACGATCGCTGTACAATGCCAGCGCACCGGAAGTATCGCGAGTGGATGGCCGATCCCAAACTCAATCC catTAAGCCAAATCTGAAATCGATCATTTATTGTACGGCGCTCGCCGAGGGCTCTTTCCAGGAATGGTACTTTGCCTACAAGCAATACAAACGCACCACAAGCGCATCCGAGAAGGAGCAGATCTTGACATCTTTGGGCTGCACCACAAAACCATGGCTGCTCTCCAA ATATCTAAATATGACCATTGATCCCACTTCTGGTATATTAAAGCAGGATGGCGCTCGCGCTTTCCGTGCCGTTGCTGAGAACCCGATTGGTTACGAGATTGCATTCGATTTTCTGCAATCGAAAATCAATGAAATCTCTGAATA CTTCGGCGATGGCTTCTCCACACTCACCGAGATGATCAAATCCATCACCACCTACATGAATAAGGAATACCACAAAGATCAGCTGCAGCAGTTTGCCGATCGTGCACGAAAACTGGGTCTGACAGCAGTCGAAGAAGCCATCGGCTTGGCCATGGAGCaagtcaacaacaacatttattgGCGTGAGCATTCTTACTATCAACTGAAAGACTTCCTGGAAGCGATAGTCAGCGAatttcacataaatatattttaa